From Saccharibacillus brassicae:
CGAAGGCACGCCGTCCGAAGTGATCACGAGCGAGCGGATCAAGGACGTGTTCGGGCTGGACTGCGAAGTGATCGACGACCCCGTCTCCGGCAGCCCGATGGTCGTGCCCAAAGGGCGGCATCATATGGAGACGAGAGCGGCTTTGTAAGTCTGCCGGTCGCTTCGGTCTCGTACGCTGCTGCGTTTCTGCCCGTACTGTCCCGGCGGCGCCGTTTACGACGCAACGAAAAACCCCCGATCGCGCACCGGCGCGGATCGGGGGTTTTTCGTTGCGATTTTCCGGAATAATAGATCAATTCTTCTTCCCAAGCCCGTCCATAAAAGCGTCAAAGTCGGTCGCAATCTCCTGGGAAAGCGTATGGTGCAAATAATGGTCGCCTTCCATCGGAATCAATTTGCCGTGCGCCGAATGGGCCACCTGCTCTTCGTGCAGGTCGGTCCAGTTCGTCACTTCGACGTCGTCCTGCTTGATGAACAGCAGCAGCGGCAGGTCGGCCGGGAACGTCGCGCCGGCTTCTTTGGCCTGATTGAAGTTTGAAGAGATATGGCTCATCTCGTTCAGCATCGTCTTGTTGTTGCCTTTGCGGTTCGTGATCATGCGCATCTGCTCTTTGGTCGACTCGTCGTAATCGAGCGCCGCGTAGGGATCGCCGCTGATTTTGGTCAGCATCCGCATCAGGCCGGACTGGCGCAGAAATTTGAACGTGCCGATCGGCAGCTCCGTGTCCATGCCGCCCTGCGACGGGACGCTGGTGTCGATACCGGCGAACGCGATCACTTCGTCCGGATAGCGGTTCGCGTACTCCAGGCCGTACAGCCCCGCGATGGAATGGCCCATCAGCACGTAGCGTGTCAGTCCGAGCTGCTGCACCGCTTCATGGACTTCGCCGACGATGTTGTCGGTCGTCCGCTCTTTGTCCGTTCCGTCGCTGAGCCCGTAGCCGAAAGGCTCGACGGTGACGATCCGGTAGTCTTTCGCTTCCAGTTCCCGGATCAGCGGCTCGAAATCGAGCCCCGGCGCCGCCGTGCCGTAGCCCGGCAGCAGCACGATCGTCTCGGCGCCGTCCCCGTCGATCCGCACGTTCATCCGCTTGCCGTCCACTTCGACGAACTGCCCGTACGGCTCGATCCGGGCTTCTTCCATGCTGCCCGCGACTTTGTCCGTCACGAACACGATCGCGAAGAACAGTACGATGATCCCCGCGAAGATGCCCAATACGTTTCTTATGATTCGAAGCGGTTTACGCTTTTTTTTGATTTTGCCCGTCTCTGCCGCGCCGTTTCCGTTCTCGCTTTGTGCTGCCGCCATGTCGATCCACTCCCGTTTCCATTTCTGTATTCCGGCCGCTTCAAGCTGCCGATACACCAAGCATAACCGGTCCGCATGGACGCTTCGTGACGGCAGTATGAACGCAGCATGAACAGGACGTTTAATTCGGCGGGGCGAGCGGCAGGCTCACGACAAACGTCGTGCCCTGTCCCAATTCGCTTTCTACCGCGATCTCTCCGCCCTGCAGCGTGACGATCTGTTTGACGATGGCGAGTCCGAGCCCGCTGCCTTCGTACTTGCGGCTGCGGGCCCGGTCGGCTTTGAAAAAGCGTTCGAAAACGCGTTCCCGGTCTTCCGGCGCGATGCCGATGCCTTGATCGGCTACGCGCACCGTGACGATGCTTTCGTCCGTCTCTACCCGGATAGCGATCTGCCCGCCGTCCGGGGAGAACTTGATCGCGTTGCCGATCAGGTTCGTCCAGACCTGGTCGAGCTGATCGCGGTCGCCCGCAAGCCGCACGTCCGGCAGATCCAGCTCGAACGCGATCTGCCGCTCCTGCCACTGCGGCTGAAGCGCGATGACGACGCGGCGAAGCTGCTCGTCGAGCTGGAACGGTTCGCGGCGGAGCTGCGGCGACTGCGCTTCGAGCGCGCTGAGCTTCAGCAGGCTGTCGCTCATCTTGGAGATGCGCCCCGCCTCCCCGATGATGATGTCGAGATAGCGGATACGCTGCTCCTCGCTCAGTTTGACCTGCTTGAGCGCGACCGCGTACCCGGAAATCGAAGTCAGCGGCGACTGCACTTCGTGCGAGACGTTCGAGACGAAGTCCCGGCGCATCGTCTCAAGCTGCCCCAACTCGCGTATCATCTGCTCGAAGCTGCGCGCAAGCGTGCCCAGCTCGCCTTTTTGCCGAATATCGAGTTTGACGTCGAAGTGGCCTTCCGCGATCCGCCGGGTCGCTCCCGTCAGCTTTTGGATCGGCCGAACGAGGAAATACGCCGCGGCCAAAATGACCAGACTGCCGGCGACCAGCGCATAGACGGAAAAGTTCAGCAGCCATTTCAGCACGAACAGGGACGACGGCGATCCCATCGGATCGATGAAGATCGCCTGGGAGCCGGTTTTCGTCTCGAACGGCAGCCCCACGAGCGATATGGTCAACCCGTTCGGGTTTCTCTGGATCTTTTCGCCGCTCAATACCCGCCGCACTTCTTCGCTCGTAATATCGGCAATCCCTTCTCCGTCAAGTTGCCCGAAAGAGCGGAAAACGTCCGGCGATTCGTAAATGCGTATATGGTAAGAACTGAGCTGGTGCATGCCCGCGACAAAAGCATCCGCTTCGTCCGTCGGCAGCACCTCATAGATTCGGGCCACGTCCTGCGCGAAATGGACGAGCGGAATCTGCAAATTCTCGTTCAACGGCTCCCGGAACGCCCACGTCGCGATAAAAAACGACAGCAGCGTCCCGCCGATGACGGAGACGAGAAAGATCAGGACGACCCGCGTATACAGCGAGCGGATCACTTGGCGGCCTCCAGCCGGTATCCGAGTCCCCGCACCGTCTCGATCGCAAAGTCCGCCGTATCCGCGAAGCGTTCCCGCAGCCGCTTGATATGCACGTCGACCGTCCGGTTATCTCCGGCGTAATCGAGTCCCCAGATGCTCTCGATCAGCTGTTCGCGCGTGTATACCTGACCCGGCGTCTCGGCCAGCTTGTACAGCAGTTCGAACTCTTTGAGCGGCAGGTCGAGCGACGGACCTCCGGCGACCGTCACTTTGTACGTGCTGCGATCCAGCGTAACGCCTCCGAGCTGCACGCTCCGTCCGGCGTTCGTCCGGCTTCGCTTGAGCAGCGAACGCACGCGCACCGTCAGCTCCAGCGGATCGAACGGCTTGGTCAGATAATCGTCCGTGCCCAGCTCGAAGCCTTTGACCTTTTCCCACGTCTCGCCTCTTGCGGTCAGCATGAGCAGCGGCAGGTCGGCGCTTCGCTTGCGCAGCTCGCGGCACAATTCCCATCCGTCCAGCACCGGCATCATAATATCGAGCACGACCAGATCGATCGGCGTCGAATCGTACGCCTCCAGCGCTTCTCTCCCGTCCGCGGCTTCCACCGCCATCCATCCGTCATTGCGCAAAAACAAACAAACGAGCTCGCGAATATTCGCGTCGTCGTCGGCGACCAGTATCGTCGGCATCGCATTCCTCTTTTCCCCGTGCTTGCGGATTGAATCTTCCCGTGACTCGTAACTCGTAACTCATGACTTGCAGGGCCGGGACTCTTCTACGCAGCAAGCGGCCTGTAAGGTTCATTATGCCCGATCTGCCGGATCTTCGCCTCTTTGCGTTTCGTACAGGTCGGCGTCGACATGCGCGAGCAGCGGACTCCATTCGCCCGAGGCCAGCAGCACCAGCCGGTGCATCGCGCGGGTGCAGGCGGTATACAGCAGCTTGCGTTCGCTCTCCCGGCCATAGACCGCGGCGGAAGCGTCGTAGAGAAGCACGGCGTCGAACTCGACCCCTTTGGCGAGGTAGACGGGCAGCACCAGCGCGCCTTGTTCGAACTCCGGCGTATCGCGGGTCACTTCCTTGAGGCCGGCGCAGCCGGCGGCGGCCAGTTTCTCGCAGGCTTCATGCGCTTCGGCCGCGGTGCGCGTCAGGATGCCGATCGAAGCGAAGCCTTCCGCGCGCAGCCGCGCCAGCCGGTCCGCGACGTTCGCGGCATGAAGCTGCGGCGTGTTCGAGCGGATCAGCAGCGGCTTGGCGCCGCCGCGCTCGAACGGTTCGACGCCGGCCGCTTCGGGCAGCAGCGCTGCGGCGAAAGCGACGATCTCGCGCGTCGAGCGGTAGCTGCGGTTCAGGCGGAACACGCGGGTGTCGGCTTCGCCGTACAGACGCAGCAGCGGCGAGTCGGCAGCGGACAGCTCCGTCGACTGCGCGAAGATCGCCTGGCCGAAGTCGCCGAGAATCGTCATGCGGGCGCGCGGGAACATCTTTTTGAGAAAAGCGTACTGAAAAGCCGAATAATCCTGTCCTTCGTCGACGAACACATGCCGCACGTCCGAGTTACTCCGCTGCCCTTCGATCAGTTCTTTCAGATACAGATACGGCGTCGCGTCTTCGTGGAACAGCTCGCCCCGTCCAAGCTTGTCGCGCGTCTGCCGGCACATCTCGTTCCAGTGCAGAGGCTTGGGGTCGGCAGGCCCGGAAGAGGAAGAGGCAGGCATATCGGCAAAAGAGTGCGGCGCGGACAAAGAAGACTCCGGCGCACCCGACGGTCCGTTATCGCGGTCCGCTTCGAAAAACGCCGCGTACAGCCCCGGCATGTCGATAAACGCCATCCGCTTCACGCTGCGCTTCAGCGGCTTGAACGCTTCGCCCACCAGCCTGCGGCGCAGCCAGTCTTCTTCCCGCTGTCCAAAATCGAAATCGCCTTCGTCCGGCCGGTGCCTGCCTTCGATCCGCGCGCGGGCCGCCGTGTACTGTTCGGAAAAATCGAAGACGTTCCGCTCTTCGTGCAGCTTGCGGTACGCTTCTTCGTACAGGGAGCTGTCGGCGAAATGGATCGCTTCTTCGACCCAGTCCGCTTCGTATTCCGCGTGCTCCAGCCGCTTCAGCTCGCCGAGCAGCCACTCCCGCAGCCTGGCCGCGCGGTTAGCGATCCGCAGCGACGGATCGCAAGCCGCGAACGCCTCCGCCATCTGTTCCGCGCCGATCAGACGTTTGCCCCGAAAATCCAGATCGACGAACTTCAGGCCCGACCGTTCCAGACCGCCCGCATAATGCCGAAGCTCTGCCAAGAAGCGCTCCGACGCTTTGTACCGGATACCGCTCAAGCGCGCTTCGTAACCCGGAGCCTCCGCCGCAGACAGCACCGCTTCCATCTGGTCGCAAGGATCTTCCACCTTGAACGTCCGGCCGAGCCGGCTGTCGAGATACTCCTGAAACGTCGTCTGCTTCATATTGTCTTCGCCGAGTTCCGGCAGCACGGTCGAGACGTAGCTGTTGAACATCCTGTTGGGTGAAAAAAGTACGATCTGGTCGGCGCCGAGCCGGTCCCGGTGGCTGTACAGCAAATAGGCGACCCGCTGCAGCGCAGCCGACGTCTTGCCGCTGCCGGCCGCTCCCTGCACGATCAGCATGCCGCTTTTGTCGTCGCGGATGATCGCATTCTGCTCTTTTTGAATCGTGGACACGATCGTCTTCATCCGGTGGTCCGCTTCCCCCGTGAGCACCTGCCGGAGCAGTTCGTCCCCGATCGTCTCGTTCGTGTCGAACGCGCCGAGCAGCTCGTCGCCGCGAATCCGGTACTGCCTTTTGAGCTCCATGCGGCCCGAGATCGGTCCGCCCGGCGTCTCGTAGCCGGCACGCCCCGGCGAATGGTCGTAATACAGGCTCGCGATCGGCGTGCGCCAATCGTAGATCAGGAACTCCAGCCCTTCCGCGTCGACGAAGGAAGAGACGCCGATATAGACCTGTTCCGCGAACCCGGTACCGTCCTCGCGAAAATCGATCCGCCCAAAATAAGGCGATTCCCGCAGCCGGCCCAGTTTGCGGTACTGCACCGCTTTTTGCCGGTGGCTGCGCTCGCGTTCGGACAGCAGCGCTTCCTGCTGCTCGATACTGTAGACGCTCTCCTCGAAATCCTCGTTCGTGCCCGTGCTGACGCTGACTTCTTCCCAGAAACGTCTGCGCATGTCCGCCGCCTGTTCCTGCAGCCCGTCCACCTGCGGCGCAAGCTTCTCAAGCGCTTCCTCCAATTGGCGCGCGACGTCCGTCAGCCGCTGCCGTTCCTTCTCCAAGTCTTCGCGTCCGATCATTGCCCGACCCCTCCCTTGTGATACTCCGAGTCATGCTCCGCAAAATTCGATTTGACAGCCCGCCGCAGCCCGTGGTAATATTAAAGTATAAGTAAGATGCAATAACTATGTTTTCATCTACTGGTTCACAGCGGTTCTCCCATCGTAGCATGGAAGTCCGCGTTCAAGCAAGGTGATTTTCGATTTTTCCAACCCCGGCGGAGACGCCGGGGTTTTTGTTTTTTAGGGCGGTTTGTCGGGAGTGATTTGTTGGGAGCGGTTTGTTGAGAGTCGGCTGCTGGGAGCGATTCGTCGGGAGCGATTTTCGTTTTTGGAAAAAAAGCGGTGCGAACGGTTCGCGTTAACTCTGTTCCGCTCCGAATAACTGCGCAGCTGCACTTATTCCGGCTTTATTTTTCGCATTCGGGCAAATAACTGCGCAGAAGCGGTTAATTTTGCTCTTTTTGCGTTTTCGGCTTCTCGGGAGGCGGAATAGATGGATTCAGGCCGTTATTCGGGCTGTGCTCCCTTCGGCGGCCTGAATTAGTTGGATTCAGGCACTTAGGAGGCGCGGGAAAGATCGATCGGCCGCTTCGGCTTGTTCGATCCGGTTTCGATCCGGCGCAGGCGCGGCGCGACCTCGCTTCTCCGGCAAAAAAACGGCGAAAAACGGTGAAAAACTTCGAAAAACAGTGAAAAACGGAGAAAACCCCGTCCATAAGGACGGGGTTTTCTCCGTTTGGCAGGAAGCCGGGTCGCTCGACGCCGGGCCGCTGGCTGCGGAACGAGCCGACCGGCGCGGAGCCCGGCGGCAGAATCCGGCGGCCGAGCCCGGCAGCGCCGCGGAACTTACAGTCCGGCCAGCAGCGCCTTGACGGATTCGTCCGTCTCCAGCGTGCGCACGATCAGCGCGATCGCTTCGGCGCGGCTGGCGTTTTGGTCCGGCGCGAAAGCCGACGCCGACGTGCCGTTCAGCAGGCCGGCAGACGCGGCCTGCTTGATGACGCCGGCGGCCCAATGGTCGCCGCGGACGTCGCCGAAGTTGGCCGGCGCCGACGTGCCCGGCAGGGCGCCCAGGTTCACGACGCGGGCGATGATCGCGGCCATTTCGGCGCGCGAGATCGTCGCGTTCGGCTTGAAGCTGCCGTCGCCGTAGCCGGCGACGACGCCGAGGTTCGACAGGGCGCCGATATAACCGGCGGCCCAGCTCGAACGCGTATCGCCGAACGCGGCGGCGGAAGCGGCCGGCTGGATACCGAAGCCGCGGGCGATCATGGCCGTGAACTCGGCACGGGTGACCGGCGCGTTCGGACGGAACGTGCCGTTCGCGTAGCCGCTTACGATGCCAAGCTTGGCCGCTTTGGCGATGGAGGCGCTGCCCCAGTGGCCGGACGGCAGGTCGGAGAAGGTGCCGTCGGCGGAAGATGCGCCGGCCGCGGCCTGCGTCAGCGATTGCAGCAGCGCTGCCGGATCGACGACGTTCGAACGGAACGGACTGGTCGGCAGCGGAGCCTGCGGGTCCGGCGCGCCCGGTTGGGTCGGCGGCGTGACCGGCACGGTCGGCGGCGTCGTTGGCGTCGGCGGTGTGACCGGAGCCGTAGGTGCCGGCGTCGGTGCCGGAGTGAACGTGCCGCCTCCGCTCGAAGGCGGATTGGTCGTGCCCGGGTTCGACGGAACGGCCGTCGTGTCGGTAAGCGTCAGCACGATGCCTTCGCTGCGATAACCAAGCGCGGCGGTGTAATTCGCCGGCAGGCCGGACGTCTCAAGCTTGTCGAAGCGGCCCGAAGACAAGCCCGGCGCCTGGGTGATCACGGTAAAGTCGCCGGCGGCCGGCACGTAGCCGTTCGCGAAGTTGACCCGGAGCGTGCCGCCCGCCTGCACGCTGCCTTTGACTGCAAGCGTGTCGCCCGGCGCGGTCACGTTCAATTCCAGCGTGCCGTTCGCGGACTGCGAGAAGTTCCCGCCGATCGTCAATTTGCCGGAACCGCCGTAGACATTGGCGGTCACCGTGCCGCCTCCGTACACGTTCTCCGTCACGGTGCCGCCGTTGTTGACGACGCTGCCGGTACCGAACGCCGATGCGGACAAGGCTTCCACCGTGCCGCCTTCGATTTGCGTACCGCCGCCGTACGTGTTGGCGCCGGACAGGCTCAGCCTTCCGCTGCCGCGCTTGATCAGGCTGCCGGCGCCGGAGATGTCGTTGCGCCACAGGTCTTCGGCGTGGAAGCCGCCGAGCGAAGCGTCCATGTTCACCGTCACGGCGCTTTTGAACGCGCCGTAGCCGTTGGCCGCTTCGAACAGGTTCAACCGGCCCCAGCCTTCCGGGTCGTCCAGCAGCGGATAGCCGGACGGCAGGCCCGTCGTCGCCAGCACTTCGCGGATCTGCGGTCCGCTCAGGTACGGCAGGCGCGTCTCCAGCAGCACCTCGGCGTTTTTCGGAACGACCATTGCCCGGGTCGTATCGCCGATCGGCTGGAAGCCGTACGTCAGCCGCTTGAAGTAGTCCGCTTTATTTTTTCCGTAATCCGCGAAGCGGTCTTCCGACGTACCCGTCTGCTTCATCAGCACGTTCTGCGCCTGCTCGTAAGCCTGCTTCTTCAGGTCGGCGTTCGCCGGATCGGACAAAGCCGCCGCCGCAAGCGCCGTCGCCAGCATCCGTCCGCCCATCACGTCGAGCGGCGAGTGCATGCCGGACACGATCCGGCTGTCGCCCATTTCCGAAGCGCGGGTCAGCATCTCCTGATAACGTTCCGGCACGGCATAGGCCAGCGACAGCGAAGCGAGGTACGAAGCGTTGGTGTGCCCGCTCGGGAAGCCGCCGTCTTTTTCCGGAGTGGTGCTGATCGCCGGGACGAGCGTCGGCACGACGATGCGGTTGGCGTTGGTGCCTTCCTGCTGGTTCACCCAGCGGTAAGGACGCATATATTGGAAAAAGCCTTTGGACGGATTGGTCGAAGCGAAGTTGCCGCGCACGATCCCGACCAGATCGACCACTTTGCCGAGCTGCGAATTGGAATCGCCGCCTTTGTTCGTGCTGCCGACGTCGTCGTATTTGACGGTCGTCGCATCGGCCGGGACGTCTTTGATAACGGTCGTCGTGCCGCTGAGCGTACGGTAAACGTCGGCCAGCGCGCCGAGCCCTTCGGTCGCTCCGTACGTCTGGCCGCGGCGGTCGACGAGATACGCCATCTCTTCGTCGGCAGCGGTGCGGGCAGCGGCGAGATCCACCACGTATTGAATGTTATAGTCGAGCACATCCGCCCGCAGCTTCGTGCCCTGGTCCCACGAGCTGCCCGGCGTCCACAGTTCCAGGAACTTGGACAGCGTGCCGTAAGCGGCGTTGGTCTCGACGGTCGTGAACTCGTTCTGGTTCGTCTTGTATTTGTCGGTGAAGTAGCCCCAGGCCGGCGCGGCCGGAAGTTCGATCGTATAGGAATCGGGTGCCGCGATCGCGGGGTGGACGAGCGCCGTATTGGACAGAATGGCGAAGCCCAGCGCAACGGCGAGCATTTGTTTCATCGGTCTTTTTTTCACGGTAGGGTTGCTCCTCTTCGGTTGGGTTGGATGTGCATATTGGCGGCTTGTGTATTCGAATCGCTCAAAATGTAGCATCCGGGACCGAATTTCGGCAATGCAACGATTTCCCCTTTGTATCGTTTTGGGAGGTTTTTGCTCAAATGTTGCTCATTACGCAGAATTTAACGTATGTTTAACAAAAGTCGTGAACAAGAGTTGATCGTGGTTTGTATAATCCCGGCGGGAGGAGAATACGCGATGAAAACATACCATTCCGTTCTGGCCCGTCTGGCCGTGTCTTACATAGCTATCGTGCTCGTGATCGTCCTCTCGCTGTGTTCCGTTTTTTATTTGTACGACTCCGGTCGCGACCGGGAACAGCTCAACGCACGCAGCCGGATGACGCTCGAAAATGCGGCGCGGACCCTCGACGCCGAAGTGTTCGAACGCGTGGAGCGGATTGCGCTCGGCCTCGCGCTGGACAAGACGACAGACCTGCGGCAGCTGCGCGGCGGTTCGTGGCAGACCTATCCTTCGCGGCTGATCGGGCTGCAGGAACTGCTCCAGGCGGAAGTGTCCGGCAACGCGGAGCTGATCGAAGCGATCCATCTGTACGAACCGGCGAGCGGCGCGACGCTGTCTTCGCTGTACGGACTCGTGGACGCCGCAAGCCGGGCAGCGAATCCGTCCCTGCCGTCCGACTGGATCGACGGCATGCTCGGCACCCCGGGGAGCAGTCTGTGGACGCCGCCTCGCTTCGTGCCGAAAGACGCTTTTTCGCGCATTCCCGGCGGCAGCGGGCAGCGGCTGCTGACGTATGCGCACGCTTATCCGTTCCAATCGACCGGAGCCGACAGCCAGCTCATTCTGGCGATCGACGTCAAGGAAGACGCGATCCAGGCGGTGCTGCGCAATATGCTGCCTGTTCAATATGAAGAGACGTGGCTGCGCGGCGCTTCGGGCGCGATCGTGCCCGGAACTGCGGAAGCCGCCGCCGGCGGGGCGACCGCTCCTGCCGCGGACGCTTCCGCCCTGCCCGCGCTGATCGCGAATGCCGATCTTGCGGCTGCGCCGGGCGCGGCCGGCGGCTGGATCGAAAGCGACTCGCATACGGTGTTCCGCGAGCCGCTTCCGACGGCGGACTGGACGCTCTACAGCGCCACGCCCCACAGCTTCTATCGGGAGCGGTCGGCGGCCGTGCTCAAGCTGATGCTCGGCATCTGCGCGCTGGCGATCGTGATCGGACTCGTGCTGTCGGGCGTCATGACGCGGCTGATCTACAGCCCGCTCAAGCGTCTCGTCGGCAAAATCCGCCATCTGGCGGGGCAGCCGGCAGCAGCCGGAGCCAACGAATACGGCCTGATCGATACGGCTCTGGAACATCTGAGCGGCCGGGTCGTCAGCCTGGAAGAGACGCTGCACGCGGCCGGTCCGCTCGTGCAGCGCGACGCGCTGCTGAAGCTGCTGCGCGGCGATTCCGCCGGGCCTTCGCCGAAGGAGACGCGCCTGCTCGGCGACGGGTTCGGCGGATACACGCATCTGCGCTGCGTGGTGCTCGATATCGGAAGCCGGCCGGCCGGCGATTCGGCGGCGCGCCCTGCCGCTCTGCGGGAGCTGGCCAAGCTGCTGGAGGAGCGGCAGACCGCGCAGCGCCGGATCGTGACCGCGGAGCTGTCGGACCGGCGCCTCGCCGCAATTGTCGCCGACCGGGAATCCGGGAGTGCGGGCGGGCCGGCGGGCGGCATGAAAGGGACGGCCAGCGGCGCGAACGGGCATGGCAGCGCGGCAGCGACGGAGGCGGCGGGCGAAGCGGGTCTGCGGCGCGAAGAAGACGCCCTGCAGGCGTTCGCGCAGCGGCTCGCCGACGACGGCCTGCGGCGATTGGACGTGCGCGTCCAACTGGCGTGGGGCTGCGAAGTCGATCGGCCGGACCGGCTTCCGCTCAGTCTCGGCGAAGCCGAAAGCCGGCTGAAATACGCGTATTTCCTGCCCGGCACGGCAGTCCTGTCCGGCGCCGGGCTGCTGGAGCGGGAGCTCAGCACGGAAGAGATTCCGCAGCCGATGCTGTCGCGCTTCCGCGACAAGCTGGCCGCGCGGCAGCCGTTCGAGCAAATTGCGGCGGCGGTCGACGACCTGCTCGAAGCGATGCGCACGGGACCTTATTCGGCCGATTATTGCCACTTCGTGCTCGCCAATCTGGTCTTCGTCTATTCGGACCATCTCAAAAGCATTCGTTACAACCCGCCGAGCGGCGGCCGGCCCGACCTGCACCGCCAGTATGTCGGACTGGGCCATATCGACGATTTTCGCCGCTGGCTGCTTCATTCGGTGTCCGCTTTTCTGGCCAATACCGAAAAACGGCACGGCGAGCGGGCGACGGATACGCTGGAAGCGGCCAAACGCCATATCGAGCGCGATCTGTCCGGCGACCTTTCCCTGGAAGCGGTCTCTTCCAGCGTGTTCATCAGCGCCAAATATTTGAGCCGGCTGTTCAAGGAAGAACTGGGCGTGACCTATACGGAATACGTCACGGCCCGGCGGATGGAAACGGCGAAAAATCTGGTCGAGCTCGGCAGCCTCACGATCGAGCAGGTGGCGGCGGCGGTCGGTTACGGCACCCCGGCGTATTTTATCAAAAAGTTCAAGGAAGCCTACGGCTGCACGCCCGGCAATTACTTGCGGGAGCAAGCGAAGCAGGCCCATTCTTCGTAGAAGGAACAGGAGGGTTACGATGAAAAAGACGTGGAAGCGGAGCGGCGCCGCGCTCATGCTGACCGCCGCGATCGCGGGAAGCGCCGGCTGCGAGACGCGTTCCGACGCCGACATTCCCGCCGCGCCCGTTCCCGAATACGAAATCTCCTGGACGATGCACCAG
This genomic window contains:
- a CDS encoding helix-turn-helix transcriptional regulator → MKTYHSVLARLAVSYIAIVLVIVLSLCSVFYLYDSGRDREQLNARSRMTLENAARTLDAEVFERVERIALGLALDKTTDLRQLRGGSWQTYPSRLIGLQELLQAEVSGNAELIEAIHLYEPASGATLSSLYGLVDAASRAANPSLPSDWIDGMLGTPGSSLWTPPRFVPKDAFSRIPGGSGQRLLTYAHAYPFQSTGADSQLILAIDVKEDAIQAVLRNMLPVQYEETWLRGASGAIVPGTAEAAAGGATAPAADASALPALIANADLAAAPGAAGGWIESDSHTVFREPLPTADWTLYSATPHSFYRERSAAVLKLMLGICALAIVIGLVLSGVMTRLIYSPLKRLVGKIRHLAGQPAAAGANEYGLIDTALEHLSGRVVSLEETLHAAGPLVQRDALLKLLRGDSAGPSPKETRLLGDGFGGYTHLRCVVLDIGSRPAGDSAARPAALRELAKLLEERQTAQRRIVTAELSDRRLAAIVADRESGSAGGPAGGMKGTASGANGHGSAAATEAAGEAGLRREEDALQAFAQRLADDGLRRLDVRVQLAWGCEVDRPDRLPLSLGEAESRLKYAYFLPGTAVLSGAGLLERELSTEEIPQPMLSRFRDKLAARQPFEQIAAAVDDLLEAMRTGPYSADYCHFVLANLVFVYSDHLKSIRYNPPSGGRPDLHRQYVGLGHIDDFRRWLLHSVSAFLANTEKRHGERATDTLEAAKRHIERDLSGDLSLEAVSSSVFISAKYLSRLFKEELGVTYTEYVTARRMETAKNLVELGSLTIEQVAAAVGYGTPAYFIKKFKEAYGCTPGNYLREQAKQAHSS